In a single window of the Drosophila albomicans strain 15112-1751.03 chromosome 3, ASM965048v2, whole genome shotgun sequence genome:
- the LOC117572324 gene encoding epidermal growth factor receptor isoform X1 — translation MRIFKLFRRGICLPLLLLLLIHCICVWPASAARDRNSRDYNSRNRNVGRQRNRNRPNNNHERPNSASIIASSVDKDSFPKGKICIGTKSRLSVPSNREHHYHNLRDRYTNCTYVDGNLELTWLQDPKLDLSFLANIREVTGYILISHVDVTKVVFPKLQIIRGRTLFSLTVEEEKYALFATYSKMHTLEMPELRDILQGWVGFFNNYNLCHTRSIVWREILSGVNDNYNYVYNFTADERHCPKCDPSCPREACWGEGAHNCQKFSKINCAPQCAQGRCFGPGPRDCCHLFCAGGCTGPTQKDCISCKNFFDDGVCKEECPPMRKYNPTNYVNEANPEGKYAYGATCVRECPGHLLKDNGACVRSCPSDKMAKDSECVPCNGPCPKTCPGVKVLHSGNIDSFKNCTVIEGNIRVLDQSFSGFQDVYLNYTMGPRYIPMHPDRLEVFSTVKEITGYLNIEGVHPQFKNLSYFRNLEVIHGRQLMENYFAAFSIVKSSLSSLQMPNLKRINSGSVVVQHNEHLCYVSRIRWSLVQRTPEQKQFINENMNASACRKLGEVCSDQCNGDGCWGAGPDQCLNCKSFNYNGTCIADCRNISNTYQFDDKTCQKCHPECRTCSGPGDDHCDECVHVRNEQRCVTVCPDDKYSDFGICRKCHETCEGCTGPNNTIGHYACNTCNLAIINADATVERCLRKDDKCPDGYYWEYVHPQEQGSLKPLAGKAICRKCHPRCELCTNYGFHVQVCSKCAGYKRREQCEEECPSDHYADEEKRECFECHPECKSCSGPGAEDCLACHNFKLFDASEVPDNSTLFNCTSKCPPEFPHVNYQSNIIGPHCVSTPQKGPRQAAGINVNMIIIILGAVFIPVTCVLCVIIYICRQRQQEKKETDDLAKVFFGCEDSEPLRPSNIGANLSKLRIVKDAELRKGGVLGMGAFGRVYKGVWVPEGENVKIPVAIKELLKTSGAESSQEFLNEAYAMATVEHGNLLKLLAVCMSSQMMLITQLMPLGCLLDYVRNNRDKIGSKALLNWSTQIAKGMSYLEERRLVHRDLAARNVLVQTPSLVKITDFGLAKLLSLDSNEYKAAGGKMPIKWLALECIRHRVFSSKSDVWAFGVTIWELLTFGQRPHENILAKDIPDLIEMGLKLEQPEICSLDIYCTLLSCWQLDADLRPPFKQLTNVFAEFARDPGRYLAIPGDKFTRLPAYTSQDEKDLIRKLAPTSDGSEPMVEADDYLQPKVTPGPSHRTDGTDEIPKLNRYCKDPSNKNSNGSGAGGDDETDSNAREVGVGNLRLDLPVDEDDYLMPTCQSNASAGSTGSNNNNNNSNNPNNNMATTATGYIDVIGVPVSVDNPEYLLNALSAGEAPMPTQTIGIPVAGVPSTMEVKVPGSESTSSDHEYYNDTQRELQPLQLLHSRSTETRV, via the exons ATGcgtattttcaaattgtttaggCGCGGCATTTGCCTGCCTCTTCTCCTGCTCCTTCTCATCCACTGCATCTGCGTTTGGCCCGCTTCGGCGGCACGCGATCGCAACTCCCGCGATTACAACTCCCGCAATCGCAATGTGGGCCGGCAACGCAACCGCAATCgacccaacaacaaccacgagCGGCCAAACAGCGCTTCAATTATCGCCAGTAGCGTCGATAAGGACTCATTTCCCAAGGGCAAAA TTTGCATTGGCACTAAGAGTCGCCTGTCCGTGCCCTCGAATCGGGAACATCATTATCACAATCTGCGCGATCGCTACACGAATTGCACCTATGTCGATGGCAACTTGGAGCTAACTTGGCTGCAGGATCCCAAACTGGATCTCAGCTTTTTGGCCAACATACGCGAGGTGACAGGCTACATACTGATCAGTCATGTGGACGTCACCAAAGTGGTATTCCCAAA ACTTCAAATCATACGCGGCCGCACGCTGTTCAGCCTGACTGTCGAGGAGGAGAAGTATGCTCTGTTTGCCACCTACTCCAAGATGCACACACTTGAGATGCCCGAACTGCGAGACATTCTGCAGGGCTGGGTGGGATTCTTCAACAACTACAATCTCTGCCACACACGTTCGATTGTGTGGCGCGAAATCCTTTCGGGGGTCAACGATAACTACAACTATGTGTACAACTTCACGGCCGACGAACGTCATTGCCCCAAATGCGATCCATCGTGCCCGAGGGAGGCTTGCTGGGGCGAGGGAGCACACAATTGCCAGAAGTTTAGCAAGATCAACTGTGCGCCGCAGTGTGCGCAGGGCCGTTGCTTTGGACCGGGACCACGCGACTGTTGCCATCTGTTTTGCGCTGGCGGCTGCACGGGACCCACGCAAAAGGATTGCATTTCGTGCAAGAATTTCTTTGACGACGGCGTCTGCAAGGAGGAATGCCCGCCCATGCGCAAATACAATCCCACCAACTATGTGAACGAAGCGAATCCCGAGGGCAAGTACGCTTATGGCGCCACCTGTGTGCGCGAGTGTCCCGGACATTTGCTGAAGGATAACGGCGCCTGTGTGCGCAGCTGTCCCTCCGACAAGATGGCCAAGGATAGCGAATGTGTGCCCTGCAATGGACCCTGCCCCAAGACCTGTCCTGGCGTCAAGGTCCTGCACTCGGGCAACATTGATTCGTTCAAGAATTGCACCGTAATCGAGGGCAACATTCGTGTGCTGGATCAATCGTTCTCTGGCTTTCAGGATGTCTATCTCAACTATACGATGGGTCCCCGCTACATACCCATGCATCCGGATCGTTTAGAGGTCTTCTCGACGGTCAAAGAAATCACCGGCTACCTGAACATTGAAGGCGTGCATCCGCAATTTAAGAATCTATCGTACTTTCGCAATCTGGAGGTGATCCATGGGCGACAGCTTATGGAGAACTATTTCGCTGCTTTCTCGATTGTGAAGTCATCGCTCTCTAGTCTGCAGATGCCTAATCTGAAGCGTATCAATTCGGGCAGCGTTGTAGTGCAACACAACGAGCATCTTTGCTACGTCAGCCGAATTCGTTGGTCCCTGGTGCAGAGAACCCCGGAACAGAAgcaattcattaatgagaacATGAATGCATCCGCTTGCC GTAAATTGGGTGAGGTGTGCTCGGATCAATGCAATGGCGATGGATGCTGGGGCGCTGGACCGGATCAGTGTTTGAACTGCAAGAGCTTCAACTACAATGGCACCTGCATTGCTGACTGTCGCAATATCTCCAA CACGTACCAATTTGATGACAAGACCTGCCAGAAGTGCCACCCAGAGTGCCGCACCTGCTCGGGACCCGGTGACGATCACTGCGATGAGTGCGTCCATGTGCGCAATGAACAGCGTTGTGTGACTGTCTGCCCCGACGATAAATACTCCGACTTTGGCATATGTCGCAAGTGCCACGAGACCTGCGAAGGATGCACAGGACCCAATAATACCATCGGACACTACGCGTGCAATACGTGCAATCTGGCCATCATCAATGCGGACGCCACGGTGGAGCGTTGTCTGCGCAAGGATGACAAATGTCCCGACGGATACTACTGGGAGTATGTGCATCCGCAGGAGCAGGGTTCGCTCAAACCACTCGCTGGCAAGGCCATTTGTCGCAAGTGCCATCCACGGTGTGAGCTCTGCACCAACTATGGATTCCACGTGCAGGTGTGCTCCAAGTGTGCGGGCTACAAGCGACGCGAACAGTGCGAGGAAGAGTGCCCATCGGATCACTATGCGGATGAGGAAAAACGCGAGTGCTTCGAGTGTCATCCGGAATGCAAGAGCTGCTCTGGACCTGGCGCCGAGGATTGCCTGGCCTGTCATAACTTCAAGTTGTTCGACGCAAGTGAAGTCCCCGATAACTCAACCCTCTTCAACTGCACCTCAAAGTGTCCGCCCGAATTTCCGCACGTCAACTACCAATCAAATATTATCGGACCTCATTGTGTATCCACTCCGCAAAAGGGACCCCGACAGGCGGCTGGCATCAATGTGAACATGATCATTATCATCTTGGGCGCTGTATTTATACCGGTGACCTGTGTGCTCTGTGTCATCATCTACATCTGCCGGCAGAGGCAGCAGGAAAAGAAGGAAACGGATGATCTGGCTAAGGTATTCTTTGGCTGCGAAGACTCTGAACCATTGCGACCCTCGAATATTGGCGCCAATCTCAGCAAACTGCGCATTGTCAAGGATGCGGAACTGCGCAAGGGCGGCGTTCTCGGCATGGGCGCCTTTGGACGTGTGTACAAGGGTGTTTGGGTGCCCGAGGGTGAGAATGTCAAAATACCGGTGGCAATCAAAGAGCTGTTGAAGACATCGGGCGCCGAGTCGAGTCAGGAGTTCTTGAACGAAGCCTACGCCATGGCAACCGTGGAGCACGGCAATCTACTGAAGCTGCTGGCCGTGTGTATGTCCTCCCAAATGATGTTGATCACACAGCTGATGCCCCTGGGCTGCTTGCTCGACTATGTGCGCAACAATCGCGACAAGATCGGCTCCAAAGCGCTGCTCAATTGGTCCACACAAATCGCCAAGGGCATGTCCTACCTCGAGGAACGGCGACTGGTGCATCGCGATCTGGCTGCGCGCAATGTGCTCGTGCAGACGCCATCGCTGGTCAAGATTACGGACTTTGGTCTCGCCAAACTGCTCAGTCTGGACTCGAACGAGTATAAGGCAGCGGGTGGTAAGATGCCCATCAAGTGGTTGGCCCTCGAGTGCATAAGGCATCGCGTGTTCTCCAGCAAATCGGATGTGTGGGCCTTTGGTGTGACCATCTGGGAGCTGTTGACATTTGGCCAGCGACCGCACGAAAATATACTTGCCAAAGATATACCCGATCTCATTGAGATGGGCCTGAAACTGGAACAACCCGAAATCTGCTCGCTCGACATTTACTGCACACTGCTTTCCTGCTGGCAACTGGACGCGGACCTGAGGCCGCCATTCAAGCAGCTAACTAACGTATTTGCGGAGTTTGCTCGCGATCCGGGTCGCTATCTGGCCATACCCGGTGACAAGTTCACACGACTGCCTGCCTACACCAGCCAGGACGAAAAGGATCTCATACGCAAGCTGGCGCCGACATCAGATGGCTCGGAACCGATGGTCGAGGCAGATGATTACTTGCAGCCAAAGGTAACGCCTGGTCCCAGTCATCGCACAGATGGCACCGACGAGATACCCAAACTGAATCGCTACTGCAAGGATCCCAGCAATAAGAACTCGAATGGCAGCGGAGCTGGCGGTGATGATGAAACCGATTCGAATGCTCGTGAAGTGGGCGTTGGCAACCTGCGCTTGGATTTGCCAGTGGATGAGGATGACTATCTGATGCCCACATGCCAGAGCAATGCGAGTGCCGGCAGcactggcagcaacaacaacaataacaacagcaacaatcccaacaacaacatggccACAACAGCGACGGGTTATATTGATGTCATCGGG GTGCCTGTTAGTGTCGATAATCCCGAGTATCTGCTGAATGCACTCAGTGCCGGCGAGGCGCCGATGCCCACACAAACCATTGGCATACCCGTTGCCGGTGTGCCCAGCACGATGGAGGTCAAGGTGCCGGGCAGTGAGTCAACTAGCTCCGATCACGAGTACTACAACGATACACAGCGCGAGCTGCAGCCTCTGCAGTTGCTGCACAGTCGCAGCACGGAGACGCGAGTGTAG
- the LOC117572324 gene encoding epidermal growth factor receptor isoform X2, whose translation MLPNYILLIGCICIYFSCIFQFVAGSAAANAGYVDHGDTKVCIGTKSRLSVPSNREHHYHNLRDRYTNCTYVDGNLELTWLQDPKLDLSFLANIREVTGYILISHVDVTKVVFPKLQIIRGRTLFSLTVEEEKYALFATYSKMHTLEMPELRDILQGWVGFFNNYNLCHTRSIVWREILSGVNDNYNYVYNFTADERHCPKCDPSCPREACWGEGAHNCQKFSKINCAPQCAQGRCFGPGPRDCCHLFCAGGCTGPTQKDCISCKNFFDDGVCKEECPPMRKYNPTNYVNEANPEGKYAYGATCVRECPGHLLKDNGACVRSCPSDKMAKDSECVPCNGPCPKTCPGVKVLHSGNIDSFKNCTVIEGNIRVLDQSFSGFQDVYLNYTMGPRYIPMHPDRLEVFSTVKEITGYLNIEGVHPQFKNLSYFRNLEVIHGRQLMENYFAAFSIVKSSLSSLQMPNLKRINSGSVVVQHNEHLCYVSRIRWSLVQRTPEQKQFINENMNASACRKLGEVCSDQCNGDGCWGAGPDQCLNCKSFNYNGTCIADCRNISNTYQFDDKTCQKCHPECRTCSGPGDDHCDECVHVRNEQRCVTVCPDDKYSDFGICRKCHETCEGCTGPNNTIGHYACNTCNLAIINADATVERCLRKDDKCPDGYYWEYVHPQEQGSLKPLAGKAICRKCHPRCELCTNYGFHVQVCSKCAGYKRREQCEEECPSDHYADEEKRECFECHPECKSCSGPGAEDCLACHNFKLFDASEVPDNSTLFNCTSKCPPEFPHVNYQSNIIGPHCVSTPQKGPRQAAGINVNMIIIILGAVFIPVTCVLCVIIYICRQRQQEKKETDDLAKVFFGCEDSEPLRPSNIGANLSKLRIVKDAELRKGGVLGMGAFGRVYKGVWVPEGENVKIPVAIKELLKTSGAESSQEFLNEAYAMATVEHGNLLKLLAVCMSSQMMLITQLMPLGCLLDYVRNNRDKIGSKALLNWSTQIAKGMSYLEERRLVHRDLAARNVLVQTPSLVKITDFGLAKLLSLDSNEYKAAGGKMPIKWLALECIRHRVFSSKSDVWAFGVTIWELLTFGQRPHENILAKDIPDLIEMGLKLEQPEICSLDIYCTLLSCWQLDADLRPPFKQLTNVFAEFARDPGRYLAIPGDKFTRLPAYTSQDEKDLIRKLAPTSDGSEPMVEADDYLQPKVTPGPSHRTDGTDEIPKLNRYCKDPSNKNSNGSGAGGDDETDSNAREVGVGNLRLDLPVDEDDYLMPTCQSNASAGSTGSNNNNNNSNNPNNNMATTATGYIDVIGVPVSVDNPEYLLNALSAGEAPMPTQTIGIPVAGVPSTMEVKVPGSESTSSDHEYYNDTQRELQPLQLLHSRSTETRV comes from the exons TTTGCATTGGCACTAAGAGTCGCCTGTCCGTGCCCTCGAATCGGGAACATCATTATCACAATCTGCGCGATCGCTACACGAATTGCACCTATGTCGATGGCAACTTGGAGCTAACTTGGCTGCAGGATCCCAAACTGGATCTCAGCTTTTTGGCCAACATACGCGAGGTGACAGGCTACATACTGATCAGTCATGTGGACGTCACCAAAGTGGTATTCCCAAA ACTTCAAATCATACGCGGCCGCACGCTGTTCAGCCTGACTGTCGAGGAGGAGAAGTATGCTCTGTTTGCCACCTACTCCAAGATGCACACACTTGAGATGCCCGAACTGCGAGACATTCTGCAGGGCTGGGTGGGATTCTTCAACAACTACAATCTCTGCCACACACGTTCGATTGTGTGGCGCGAAATCCTTTCGGGGGTCAACGATAACTACAACTATGTGTACAACTTCACGGCCGACGAACGTCATTGCCCCAAATGCGATCCATCGTGCCCGAGGGAGGCTTGCTGGGGCGAGGGAGCACACAATTGCCAGAAGTTTAGCAAGATCAACTGTGCGCCGCAGTGTGCGCAGGGCCGTTGCTTTGGACCGGGACCACGCGACTGTTGCCATCTGTTTTGCGCTGGCGGCTGCACGGGACCCACGCAAAAGGATTGCATTTCGTGCAAGAATTTCTTTGACGACGGCGTCTGCAAGGAGGAATGCCCGCCCATGCGCAAATACAATCCCACCAACTATGTGAACGAAGCGAATCCCGAGGGCAAGTACGCTTATGGCGCCACCTGTGTGCGCGAGTGTCCCGGACATTTGCTGAAGGATAACGGCGCCTGTGTGCGCAGCTGTCCCTCCGACAAGATGGCCAAGGATAGCGAATGTGTGCCCTGCAATGGACCCTGCCCCAAGACCTGTCCTGGCGTCAAGGTCCTGCACTCGGGCAACATTGATTCGTTCAAGAATTGCACCGTAATCGAGGGCAACATTCGTGTGCTGGATCAATCGTTCTCTGGCTTTCAGGATGTCTATCTCAACTATACGATGGGTCCCCGCTACATACCCATGCATCCGGATCGTTTAGAGGTCTTCTCGACGGTCAAAGAAATCACCGGCTACCTGAACATTGAAGGCGTGCATCCGCAATTTAAGAATCTATCGTACTTTCGCAATCTGGAGGTGATCCATGGGCGACAGCTTATGGAGAACTATTTCGCTGCTTTCTCGATTGTGAAGTCATCGCTCTCTAGTCTGCAGATGCCTAATCTGAAGCGTATCAATTCGGGCAGCGTTGTAGTGCAACACAACGAGCATCTTTGCTACGTCAGCCGAATTCGTTGGTCCCTGGTGCAGAGAACCCCGGAACAGAAgcaattcattaatgagaacATGAATGCATCCGCTTGCC GTAAATTGGGTGAGGTGTGCTCGGATCAATGCAATGGCGATGGATGCTGGGGCGCTGGACCGGATCAGTGTTTGAACTGCAAGAGCTTCAACTACAATGGCACCTGCATTGCTGACTGTCGCAATATCTCCAA CACGTACCAATTTGATGACAAGACCTGCCAGAAGTGCCACCCAGAGTGCCGCACCTGCTCGGGACCCGGTGACGATCACTGCGATGAGTGCGTCCATGTGCGCAATGAACAGCGTTGTGTGACTGTCTGCCCCGACGATAAATACTCCGACTTTGGCATATGTCGCAAGTGCCACGAGACCTGCGAAGGATGCACAGGACCCAATAATACCATCGGACACTACGCGTGCAATACGTGCAATCTGGCCATCATCAATGCGGACGCCACGGTGGAGCGTTGTCTGCGCAAGGATGACAAATGTCCCGACGGATACTACTGGGAGTATGTGCATCCGCAGGAGCAGGGTTCGCTCAAACCACTCGCTGGCAAGGCCATTTGTCGCAAGTGCCATCCACGGTGTGAGCTCTGCACCAACTATGGATTCCACGTGCAGGTGTGCTCCAAGTGTGCGGGCTACAAGCGACGCGAACAGTGCGAGGAAGAGTGCCCATCGGATCACTATGCGGATGAGGAAAAACGCGAGTGCTTCGAGTGTCATCCGGAATGCAAGAGCTGCTCTGGACCTGGCGCCGAGGATTGCCTGGCCTGTCATAACTTCAAGTTGTTCGACGCAAGTGAAGTCCCCGATAACTCAACCCTCTTCAACTGCACCTCAAAGTGTCCGCCCGAATTTCCGCACGTCAACTACCAATCAAATATTATCGGACCTCATTGTGTATCCACTCCGCAAAAGGGACCCCGACAGGCGGCTGGCATCAATGTGAACATGATCATTATCATCTTGGGCGCTGTATTTATACCGGTGACCTGTGTGCTCTGTGTCATCATCTACATCTGCCGGCAGAGGCAGCAGGAAAAGAAGGAAACGGATGATCTGGCTAAGGTATTCTTTGGCTGCGAAGACTCTGAACCATTGCGACCCTCGAATATTGGCGCCAATCTCAGCAAACTGCGCATTGTCAAGGATGCGGAACTGCGCAAGGGCGGCGTTCTCGGCATGGGCGCCTTTGGACGTGTGTACAAGGGTGTTTGGGTGCCCGAGGGTGAGAATGTCAAAATACCGGTGGCAATCAAAGAGCTGTTGAAGACATCGGGCGCCGAGTCGAGTCAGGAGTTCTTGAACGAAGCCTACGCCATGGCAACCGTGGAGCACGGCAATCTACTGAAGCTGCTGGCCGTGTGTATGTCCTCCCAAATGATGTTGATCACACAGCTGATGCCCCTGGGCTGCTTGCTCGACTATGTGCGCAACAATCGCGACAAGATCGGCTCCAAAGCGCTGCTCAATTGGTCCACACAAATCGCCAAGGGCATGTCCTACCTCGAGGAACGGCGACTGGTGCATCGCGATCTGGCTGCGCGCAATGTGCTCGTGCAGACGCCATCGCTGGTCAAGATTACGGACTTTGGTCTCGCCAAACTGCTCAGTCTGGACTCGAACGAGTATAAGGCAGCGGGTGGTAAGATGCCCATCAAGTGGTTGGCCCTCGAGTGCATAAGGCATCGCGTGTTCTCCAGCAAATCGGATGTGTGGGCCTTTGGTGTGACCATCTGGGAGCTGTTGACATTTGGCCAGCGACCGCACGAAAATATACTTGCCAAAGATATACCCGATCTCATTGAGATGGGCCTGAAACTGGAACAACCCGAAATCTGCTCGCTCGACATTTACTGCACACTGCTTTCCTGCTGGCAACTGGACGCGGACCTGAGGCCGCCATTCAAGCAGCTAACTAACGTATTTGCGGAGTTTGCTCGCGATCCGGGTCGCTATCTGGCCATACCCGGTGACAAGTTCACACGACTGCCTGCCTACACCAGCCAGGACGAAAAGGATCTCATACGCAAGCTGGCGCCGACATCAGATGGCTCGGAACCGATGGTCGAGGCAGATGATTACTTGCAGCCAAAGGTAACGCCTGGTCCCAGTCATCGCACAGATGGCACCGACGAGATACCCAAACTGAATCGCTACTGCAAGGATCCCAGCAATAAGAACTCGAATGGCAGCGGAGCTGGCGGTGATGATGAAACCGATTCGAATGCTCGTGAAGTGGGCGTTGGCAACCTGCGCTTGGATTTGCCAGTGGATGAGGATGACTATCTGATGCCCACATGCCAGAGCAATGCGAGTGCCGGCAGcactggcagcaacaacaacaataacaacagcaacaatcccaacaacaacatggccACAACAGCGACGGGTTATATTGATGTCATCGGG GTGCCTGTTAGTGTCGATAATCCCGAGTATCTGCTGAATGCACTCAGTGCCGGCGAGGCGCCGATGCCCACACAAACCATTGGCATACCCGTTGCCGGTGTGCCCAGCACGATGGAGGTCAAGGTGCCGGGCAGTGAGTCAACTAGCTCCGATCACGAGTACTACAACGATACACAGCGCGAGCTGCAGCCTCTGCAGTTGCTGCACAGTCGCAGCACGGAGACGCGAGTGTAG